From Temnothorax longispinosus isolate EJ_2023e chromosome 3, Tlon_JGU_v1, whole genome shotgun sequence, one genomic window encodes:
- the Ostgamma gene encoding dolichyl-diphosphooligosaccharide--protein glycosyltransferase subunit TUSC3 isoform X2, translated as MRYKLHVALILLSVLSYVVCQYRTKNNQGTSLAERVQQLTEMAMKKSVLKFNGSKFKQYIKAPPRNYSVIVMFTAMAPQRQCQICRHANDEFTIVANSFRYSPLYSNKLFFASIDFDEGSDVFRLMKLNTAPVYMHFPPKGKPKAADTMDIQRVGFGAEAIAKWIGERTDIQIRVFRPPNYSGTVGLGMLIVIVGGGLYLRRNNLDFIYNKNLWGFCALFFAINMTSGQMWNHIRGPPFFHKSPNGNVAYIHGSSQGQFIVETYIVMVMNGAVVLGMILMTEAAARKGDIKKRKILAVIGAGLVAIFFSLLLSIFRNKAQGYPYREE; from the exons ATGAGATACAAACTCCACGTCGCACTGATCCTTCTTTCCGTTCTAAGCTATGTCGTCTGTCAATACAGAACGAAAAAC AATCAAGGCACCTCTTTGGCAGAGCGCGTGCAGCAACTGACTGAGATGGCTATGAAGAAATCGGTACTGAAATTCAATGGTTCGAAATTTAAACAGTACATTAAAGCTCCTCCGAGGAATTATTCTGTTATAGTTATGTTTACCGCCATGGCGCCTCAAAGGCAATGTCAGATTTGCAG gCATGCCAACGACGAATTTACAATAGTGGCTAATTCCTTCCGATATTCCCCGTTGTACTCTAACAAGTTGTTCTTCGCTTCTATCGATTTTGACGAAGGATCCGACGTTTTTCGGTTG ATGAAGTTGAATACTGCGCCAGTATATATGCATTTTCCACCCAAAGGTAAACCAAAAGCTGCCGATACTATGGATATCCAGCGAGTAGGATTTGGTGCGGAAGCAATAGCGAAATGGATTGGTGAACGCACAGATATTCAG ATCAGAGTATTTAGACCACCAAATTATTCTGGTACAGTAGGATTAGGCATGCTCATAGTTATTGTAGGAGGTGGTCTGTATCTCAGACGTAACAACTTAGATTTCATTTACAACAAAAATCTGTGGGGATTCTGCGCTTTg TTCTTTGCCATAAATATGACTTCTGGACAAATGTGGAATCATATCAGAGGACCacctttttttcataaatcacCAAATGGCAACGTAGCTTATATTCATGGATCTTCTCAAGGACAGTTTATAGTGGAAACCTATATTGTTATGGTCATGA atgGAGCAGTGGTATTAGGAATGATTTTAATGACTGAAGCTGCAGCTCGTAAAGGAGACATTAAGAAGCGCAAAATACTAGCTGTGATAGGTGCGGGATTAGTCGCAATTTTCTTTAGTCTTCTTCTATCAATATTTAGAAACAAAGCTCAAGGCTATCCATATAG GGAAGAATAA
- the Ostgamma gene encoding dolichyl-diphosphooligosaccharide--protein glycosyltransferase subunit TUSC3 isoform X1: protein MRYKLHVALILLSVLSYVVCQYRTKNNQGTSLAERVQQLTEMAMKKSVLKFNGSKFKQYIKAPPRNYSVIVMFTAMAPQRQCQICRHANDEFTIVANSFRYSPLYSNKLFFASIDFDEGSDVFRLMKLNTAPVYMHFPPKGKPKAADTMDIQRVGFGAEAIAKWIGERTDIQIRVFRPPNYSGTVGLGMLIVIVGGGLYLRRNNLDFIYNKNLWGFCALFFAINMTSGQMWNHIRGPPFFHKSPNGNVAYIHGSSQGQFIVETYIVMVMNGAVVLGMILMTEAAARKGDIKKRKILAVIGAGLVAIFFSLLLSIFRNKAQGYPYSLLFK from the exons ATGAGATACAAACTCCACGTCGCACTGATCCTTCTTTCCGTTCTAAGCTATGTCGTCTGTCAATACAGAACGAAAAAC AATCAAGGCACCTCTTTGGCAGAGCGCGTGCAGCAACTGACTGAGATGGCTATGAAGAAATCGGTACTGAAATTCAATGGTTCGAAATTTAAACAGTACATTAAAGCTCCTCCGAGGAATTATTCTGTTATAGTTATGTTTACCGCCATGGCGCCTCAAAGGCAATGTCAGATTTGCAG gCATGCCAACGACGAATTTACAATAGTGGCTAATTCCTTCCGATATTCCCCGTTGTACTCTAACAAGTTGTTCTTCGCTTCTATCGATTTTGACGAAGGATCCGACGTTTTTCGGTTG ATGAAGTTGAATACTGCGCCAGTATATATGCATTTTCCACCCAAAGGTAAACCAAAAGCTGCCGATACTATGGATATCCAGCGAGTAGGATTTGGTGCGGAAGCAATAGCGAAATGGATTGGTGAACGCACAGATATTCAG ATCAGAGTATTTAGACCACCAAATTATTCTGGTACAGTAGGATTAGGCATGCTCATAGTTATTGTAGGAGGTGGTCTGTATCTCAGACGTAACAACTTAGATTTCATTTACAACAAAAATCTGTGGGGATTCTGCGCTTTg TTCTTTGCCATAAATATGACTTCTGGACAAATGTGGAATCATATCAGAGGACCacctttttttcataaatcacCAAATGGCAACGTAGCTTATATTCATGGATCTTCTCAAGGACAGTTTATAGTGGAAACCTATATTGTTATGGTCATGA atgGAGCAGTGGTATTAGGAATGATTTTAATGACTGAAGCTGCAGCTCGTAAAGGAGACATTAAGAAGCGCAAAATACTAGCTGTGATAGGTGCGGGATTAGTCGCAATTTTCTTTAGTCTTCTTCTATCAATATTTAGAAACAAAGCTCAAGGCTATCCATATAG TTTACTGTTCAAGTAA
- the Ostgamma gene encoding dolichyl-diphosphooligosaccharide--protein glycosyltransferase subunit TUSC3 isoform X3 produces the protein MRYKLHVALILLSVLSYVVCQYRTKNNQGTSLAERVQQLTEMAMKKSVLKFNGSKFKQYIKAPPRNYSVIVMFTAMAPQRQCQICRHANDEFTIVANSFRYSPLYSNKLFFASIDFDEGSDVFRLMKLNTAPVYMHFPPKGKPKAADTMDIQRVGFGAEAIAKWIGERTDIQIRVFRPPNYSGTVGLGMLIVIVGGGLYLRRNNLDFIYNKNLWGFCALFFAINMTSGQMWNHIRGPPFFHKSPNGNVAYIHGSSQGQFIVETYIVMVMNLNYI, from the exons ATGAGATACAAACTCCACGTCGCACTGATCCTTCTTTCCGTTCTAAGCTATGTCGTCTGTCAATACAGAACGAAAAAC AATCAAGGCACCTCTTTGGCAGAGCGCGTGCAGCAACTGACTGAGATGGCTATGAAGAAATCGGTACTGAAATTCAATGGTTCGAAATTTAAACAGTACATTAAAGCTCCTCCGAGGAATTATTCTGTTATAGTTATGTTTACCGCCATGGCGCCTCAAAGGCAATGTCAGATTTGCAG gCATGCCAACGACGAATTTACAATAGTGGCTAATTCCTTCCGATATTCCCCGTTGTACTCTAACAAGTTGTTCTTCGCTTCTATCGATTTTGACGAAGGATCCGACGTTTTTCGGTTG ATGAAGTTGAATACTGCGCCAGTATATATGCATTTTCCACCCAAAGGTAAACCAAAAGCTGCCGATACTATGGATATCCAGCGAGTAGGATTTGGTGCGGAAGCAATAGCGAAATGGATTGGTGAACGCACAGATATTCAG ATCAGAGTATTTAGACCACCAAATTATTCTGGTACAGTAGGATTAGGCATGCTCATAGTTATTGTAGGAGGTGGTCTGTATCTCAGACGTAACAACTTAGATTTCATTTACAACAAAAATCTGTGGGGATTCTGCGCTTTg TTCTTTGCCATAAATATGACTTCTGGACAAATGTGGAATCATATCAGAGGACCacctttttttcataaatcacCAAATGGCAACGTAGCTTATATTCATGGATCTTCTCAAGGACAGTTTATAGTGGAAACCTATATTGTTATGGTCATGA Accttaattacatataa